A genomic segment from Estrella lausannensis encodes:
- a CDS encoding glycosyltransferase: MVGKIDLFMPPRSQYGVLHHFTEKLAEAFTRQGVESTILEAEWNNPKPFLDRLLSNKPDCTLSFNGLLPDDEGRFFCDLIGIPHVAFLVDSQNQFFPLIQSPNTIISCTDRYTCDFFKGVKSKNVLFVPHGVERELSPDPEPLKTYDVVMLNSLIDYEEMRNEWKEKYPPIILEAMNEAIEATMADNSTWYVQAFVYSLDRQIELKGAIDPRQVDFPTVFDDLEMYLKGISRIQLLRSVKDAEVHVFGAGVEGKSWKHFIGKDMPNIIFHEPVPYGQAMEIIKQSKIVLNICPWIRNGSHERVLVSLALGALPLTDENLFFKENFENGKEIAMFSYPEMDKINDQINEYLSNDSLRDAITKAGRAKVLKHHTWDSRARQLIEELTPILNAQKSSKG, encoded by the coding sequence ATGGTTGGAAAAATCGATCTCTTCATGCCGCCGCGCAGCCAATACGGCGTTTTACACCATTTTACGGAAAAATTGGCAGAGGCTTTCACGAGACAGGGTGTTGAATCGACGATTCTGGAGGCCGAATGGAATAATCCGAAGCCTTTTTTAGACAGATTGCTCAGCAACAAACCCGACTGCACCCTTTCCTTCAACGGACTTCTACCCGATGATGAGGGCCGTTTTTTCTGCGATCTGATTGGCATTCCCCATGTCGCCTTTTTGGTCGATTCGCAAAATCAGTTTTTTCCCCTTATCCAAAGCCCCAATACCATCATTTCCTGCACCGACCGCTACACATGCGACTTCTTTAAAGGAGTCAAAAGCAAAAATGTGCTCTTTGTCCCGCATGGAGTGGAAAGGGAGCTCTCCCCTGATCCGGAACCGCTGAAGACCTACGACGTCGTGATGCTGAACTCCTTGATCGATTATGAGGAGATGCGCAATGAGTGGAAGGAGAAGTACCCTCCTATCATCCTTGAAGCGATGAATGAGGCGATCGAGGCAACGATGGCGGATAATTCAACCTGGTATGTGCAGGCTTTTGTCTATTCCCTCGACCGGCAGATAGAGCTGAAGGGCGCGATCGATCCGAGGCAGGTTGACTTTCCTACTGTTTTCGATGATCTGGAAATGTACCTGAAAGGGATTAGCCGCATTCAGCTTCTCCGCTCGGTCAAAGATGCGGAAGTTCATGTTTTCGGAGCCGGGGTGGAAGGAAAGAGTTGGAAGCATTTCATTGGAAAGGACATGCCCAACATCATTTTCCATGAACCGGTTCCGTACGGGCAGGCCATGGAAATCATCAAACAGAGCAAGATCGTGCTCAACATCTGTCCGTGGATCCGCAATGGTTCCCATGAGAGAGTACTAGTCAGTCTGGCGCTCGGCGCCCTCCCCCTGACGGACGAGAACCTCTTCTTTAAGGAGAACTTTGAGAATGGTAAAGAGATCGCCATGTTCAGTTATCCCGAGATGGACAAAATTAACGACCAAATCAATGAATATTTGTCGAATGACTCTTTAAGGGATGCGATTACGAAGGCCGGAAGGGCGAAAGTGCTTAAGCATCACACCTGGGATTCCCGCGCACGGCAGCTTATTGAAGAGCTCACCCCTATCTTAAATGCCCAGAAATCGTCGAAGGGGTGA